One segment of Mycobacterium spongiae DNA contains the following:
- a CDS encoding Na(+)/H(+) antiporter subunit C yields the protein MTVFLIPLLMIAGLISCGVYLLLERNLIRMLLGLLLIGNGINLLIVTVGGPAGSPPIQDRESVGKTTIADPLAQGMVLTAIVITMGVAAFVLALAYRAYRLTTVEALDNDPEDTRVSRLSIREAAAPDTDPAEPYPDTDEPDELDALPGRQGSR from the coding sequence GTGACTGTCTTCCTCATTCCGTTGCTCATGATCGCGGGCCTCATCAGCTGCGGTGTGTACCTGCTCCTGGAACGCAATCTGATCCGGATGTTGTTGGGGCTGTTGCTCATCGGCAACGGGATCAACCTGCTGATCGTTACCGTCGGCGGGCCTGCCGGCAGTCCCCCGATACAAGACCGCGAGAGCGTCGGCAAGACCACCATCGCCGACCCGCTGGCGCAGGGCATGGTCCTGACCGCCATCGTCATCACCATGGGCGTCGCTGCGTTCGTGCTGGCGCTGGCCTACCGCGCCTATCGGCTGACCACCGTCGAGGCGCTCGACAACGATCCCGAGGACACCCGGGTCTCGCGGCTGTCGATCAGGGAGGCTGCAGCGCCAGATACCGACCCGGCCGAGCCCTACCCGGACACCGACGAACCCGACGAGCTCGACGCTCTACCCGGCCGTCAGGGGTCGCGATGA
- a CDS encoding AAA family ATPase, with the protein MTQPGAQSGTTRQLKLTARLNTSAVDSRRGVVRLHPNAIAALGIREWDAVSLTGSRTTAAVAGVAEGDVPVGTVLLDDVTLSNAGLRESSEVLVGPVTVYGARSVTLSGSSQTTKSIPPATLRQALLGKVMTVGDAVSLLPRDLGPGTSTSAASSALAAAVGISWTSELLTVTGVDPKSPVSVQPNSLVTWGSAGQSVATTSVGDLASPEIQVEELKGTQPQAAKLTEWLKLALDEPHLLKALGAETFLGVLVSGPAGVGKETLVRAVCDGRRVVRLDGPEAGAVAANDRLRAVASAVKTVRDGGGVLLITDIDALLPAAAQPVSALILTQLRTAVDTEGVALIATSARPDQVDARLRSPELCDRELGLPLPDATTRKSLLEALLKPVPTEDLDLDEIANRTPGFVVADLAALMREAALRAASRASADGQPPTLTQDDLLGALTVIRPLSRSAGEEVSVGSVTLDDVGDMAAAKQALTETVLWPLQHPDTFDRLGIEPPRGVLLYGPPGCGKTYLVRALASTGQLSVHAVKGSELMDKWVGSSEKAVRELFRRARDSAPALVFLDEIDALAPRRGQSFDSGVTDRVVAALLTELDGIDPLRDVVVLGATNRPDLVDSALLRPGRLERLVFVEPPDTAARSAILRTAGKSIPLGSDVDLDAVAAGLEGYSAADCVALLREAALTAMRRTIDAATVTAADLAAACETIGPSLNPAQVASLRAFAEGR; encoded by the coding sequence ATGACCCAACCCGGTGCACAATCCGGGACGACCCGCCAGTTGAAACTCACGGCCCGGCTGAATACGTCGGCGGTCGACTCGCGCCGCGGCGTCGTCCGGTTGCACCCGAATGCCATTGCCGCCCTCGGTATCCGTGAGTGGGACGCGGTGTCGCTGACCGGGTCACGAACGACTGCCGCGGTGGCGGGGGTGGCCGAGGGCGATGTCCCGGTGGGCACGGTGTTGCTCGACGACGTGACGCTGTCCAACGCGGGGCTGCGGGAGAGCTCCGAGGTCCTTGTCGGTCCGGTCACCGTCTACGGCGCGCGGTCGGTGACACTGAGCGGCTCCTCACAGACCACCAAGTCGATTCCCCCGGCCACCCTGCGCCAAGCCCTGCTCGGCAAGGTGATGACGGTGGGCGACGCTGTGTCGCTCTTGCCGCGCGATCTGGGCCCCGGCACGTCGACGTCAGCGGCGAGCAGTGCACTGGCGGCGGCGGTCGGGATCAGCTGGACGTCGGAGCTGCTGACCGTCACCGGCGTCGACCCCAAGAGTCCGGTCAGCGTGCAGCCCAACTCGCTGGTGACCTGGGGTTCCGCCGGCCAATCTGTCGCCACCACGTCCGTCGGTGACCTCGCGAGCCCGGAGATCCAAGTCGAAGAACTCAAGGGCACCCAACCACAGGCCGCCAAGCTCACCGAATGGCTCAAACTCGCCCTTGACGAACCGCACCTGCTCAAGGCTCTGGGCGCCGAGACCTTTCTCGGTGTGCTGGTGTCGGGTCCGGCCGGCGTGGGAAAGGAGACGCTGGTACGCGCGGTGTGCGACGGCCGCAGAGTAGTGCGACTGGACGGCCCGGAGGCCGGGGCGGTGGCCGCCAACGACCGACTGCGCGCCGTCGCCTCGGCCGTGAAGACGGTTCGCGACGGCGGCGGCGTGCTGCTGATCACCGATATCGACGCCCTGCTGCCGGCGGCTGCCCAACCGGTGTCGGCGCTGATCCTGACCCAGCTGCGCACCGCCGTGGACACCGAAGGCGTAGCGCTGATCGCCACTTCCGCCCGGCCCGACCAAGTGGATGCACGGCTGCGCTCGCCTGAACTGTGCGACCGGGAGCTGGGCCTTCCGCTACCGGATGCGACGACCCGCAAATCGCTGTTGGAGGCGCTGCTGAAGCCGGTCCCGACCGAAGACCTCGACCTTGACGAGATCGCTAACCGCACACCGGGTTTCGTCGTCGCCGACTTGGCCGCACTGATGCGCGAGGCGGCGTTGCGGGCGGCATCTCGAGCCAGCGCCGACGGCCAGCCTCCAACATTGACCCAGGACGACCTGCTCGGCGCACTGACCGTCATCCGGCCGCTGTCACGATCGGCCGGCGAAGAAGTCAGCGTGGGAAGCGTCACGCTCGACGACGTCGGCGACATGGCCGCGGCCAAACAGGCACTCACCGAAACCGTGCTGTGGCCGCTGCAGCACCCCGACACCTTCGACCGCCTCGGTATCGAACCGCCCCGGGGCGTGCTGCTGTACGGACCGCCGGGCTGCGGAAAGACATATCTGGTGCGTGCGCTGGCCAGCACCGGCCAGCTGAGCGTGCACGCGGTCAAAGGCTCCGAGCTGATGGATAAATGGGTGGGCTCCTCGGAGAAGGCGGTGCGCGAATTGTTCCGCCGGGCTCGCGACTCAGCGCCGGCGTTGGTGTTCCTCGACGAGATCGACGCGCTGGCGCCGCGACGCGGCCAGAGCTTCGACTCGGGAGTGACCGACCGAGTGGTGGCCGCGCTACTGACCGAGCTCGACGGTATCGATCCGCTGCGCGACGTGGTCGTGCTCGGTGCAACCAACCGGCCCGACCTTGTCGACTCCGCGCTGCTGCGGCCGGGCCGGCTGGAACGGCTCGTGTTCGTCGAACCGCCCGACACCGCAGCGCGCAGCGCAATCCTGCGCACCGCCGGCAAGTCGATCCCGCTGGGTTCTGACGTTGACCTCGACGCCGTAGCGGCCGGCCTGGAGGGATACAGCGCCGCCGACTGCGTGGCCCTGCTGCGCGAGGCCGCGCTTACCGCGATGCGCCGGACCATCGACGCGGCCACCGTCACCGCCGCGGACCTTGCCGCCGCCTGCGAAACCATCGGTCCCTCACTGAATCCCGCCCAGGTGGCATCGTTGCGCGCGTTCGCCGAAGGCCGGTGA
- a CDS encoding Na+/H+ antiporter subunit D: protein MSSSSGVVAALIPLPVLVPTIGAAANLIAGRRPRLQRAVTLFALTTIVVVSAVLLYLTDQAGTLALNVGGWGQTEPGMGPLGITLVLDRLSALMLVVSSIVLLAVVVYAIGQGIRDGDERQPISIFLPTYLALAAGVCLAFLAGDLFNLFVGVEVLLSASFVLLTIGASAPRVRAGIGYVMVSLVSSAIFLLGIALVYAATGTLNLAELAVRVGTLSAGTRSAILAVLLVAFGVKAAVFPLSAWLPDSYPIAPAPVTAVFAGILTKVGIYAIIRAHSLLFPGATLDGVLLVAALLTMLVGILGAIAQSDIKRLLSFTLVSHIGYMVFGVALSNRLGMSGAIYYVAHHIVVQTTLFLVAGLIERQGGASTLRRLGGLAANPLLAFVFLVPALNLGGIPPFSGFIGKVALLRAGAADGSVLAWLLVAGGLITSLLTLYAVTRVWTQAFWRPRADAPEGDLVSARAAALLDTEDDVVAFGDRHDVGRMPTAMIGPTVALVAVGLGLAVLAGPIFAYSQRAASEVLDRGHYISTVLPDDDTGRHVQAGVSSGGPGGAGP, encoded by the coding sequence ATGAGCTCGTCGAGCGGCGTAGTCGCCGCCCTCATCCCGCTACCGGTGCTGGTGCCGACCATCGGTGCCGCGGCGAACCTCATCGCCGGCCGGCGGCCGCGGTTACAGCGCGCGGTCACGCTGTTCGCGCTGACGACGATCGTCGTGGTCTCCGCGGTGCTGCTCTACCTGACGGACCAAGCGGGCACCCTCGCACTCAACGTCGGCGGCTGGGGCCAGACCGAACCCGGGATGGGGCCACTGGGCATCACGTTGGTGCTGGACCGGCTGTCAGCGCTCATGCTGGTGGTGTCGTCGATCGTGCTGCTGGCAGTGGTGGTGTACGCAATCGGCCAGGGCATTCGCGACGGCGACGAGCGGCAACCGATTTCGATCTTCCTGCCGACCTATCTCGCCCTGGCGGCCGGTGTGTGCCTCGCGTTCCTGGCCGGCGACCTGTTCAATCTGTTCGTCGGCGTCGAAGTCCTGCTCAGCGCCAGCTTCGTGCTGCTCACCATCGGCGCCAGCGCCCCACGGGTGCGCGCCGGTATCGGCTACGTGATGGTATCGCTGGTGTCGTCGGCCATCTTCCTACTCGGCATAGCTCTGGTGTATGCCGCGACGGGAACGCTCAACCTGGCGGAGTTGGCGGTGCGAGTCGGCACGCTGAGCGCCGGCACCCGCAGTGCGATACTCGCGGTGCTGCTGGTTGCCTTCGGTGTGAAGGCCGCGGTGTTCCCACTGTCAGCCTGGCTGCCGGACTCCTACCCGATAGCGCCGGCACCGGTCACCGCCGTGTTCGCCGGAATCCTCACCAAGGTCGGTATCTATGCGATCATCCGCGCGCATTCATTGCTGTTTCCGGGTGCGACGCTGGACGGCGTGCTGCTGGTCGCCGCGCTGCTGACCATGCTCGTGGGCATCCTCGGGGCCATCGCGCAGAGCGACATCAAGCGCCTGCTGTCTTTCACACTGGTCAGCCATATCGGCTACATGGTGTTCGGGGTGGCACTGTCGAATCGGCTGGGCATGTCCGGCGCTATCTACTACGTGGCGCACCACATCGTCGTTCAGACCACATTGTTCCTGGTGGCCGGGCTCATCGAACGCCAGGGTGGAGCCTCCACCCTGCGCCGCCTCGGCGGCCTGGCCGCCAACCCGCTGCTCGCGTTCGTGTTCCTGGTCCCGGCGCTGAATCTTGGCGGCATTCCGCCGTTTTCGGGGTTCATCGGCAAGGTGGCTTTGCTACGCGCCGGCGCCGCCGACGGATCGGTGTTGGCGTGGTTGCTGGTGGCCGGCGGGTTGATCACCAGCCTGCTCACGCTGTACGCGGTGACGCGAGTGTGGACCCAGGCGTTCTGGCGTCCGCGTGCTGACGCACCGGAAGGTGACCTCGTGAGCGCCCGAGCCGCTGCGTTGCTCGATACCGAGGACGACGTTGTCGCGTTCGGCGACCGCCACGACGTCGGCCGGATGCCGACCGCAATGATCGGCCCAACCGTAGCGCTCGTAGCGGTCGGGCTGGGGTTGGCGGTCCTGGCCGGGCCGATTTTCGCCTACAGCCAGCGAGCAGCGAGCGAAGTGCTCGACCGCGGCCACTACATCTCGACGGTGCTGCCCGACGATGACACGGGCCGGCACGTTCAGGCCGGAGTCAGCTCGGGTGGGCCGGGAGGTGCCGGGCCATGA
- a CDS encoding PGRS repeat-containing protein, with product MRALTAGAGAYASAEAANAAPLQAVLNTLNAPVQTLTGRPLIGNGAPGAPGTGANGAPGGWLLGDGGAGGSGAAGMPGGAGGAAGLIGTGGAGGAGGIAVLGTGGAGGAGGSGGWLLGTGGTGGAGGASQVGTGGVGGVGGAGGLFGAGGLGGAGGAGTLGVAGVGGAGGAGGAGGLLAGLIGAAGGHGGTGGAGTAGGGAGGAGGDAGLLFGGGGAGGAGGFTDTGDGGTGGTGGNAGLLVGSGGAGGAGGTASGGVGGAGGAGGDAGLLFGGAGAGGTGGFGFTDGGTGGAGGNAGLVGNGGTGGTGGTGGGDVLAGNGGAGGVGGRAGLLIGNGGAGGAGGEGTTVGGAGGAGGTGGNAVLIGNGGNGGVGGTAATPGGNGVGGISGLLLGLDGFNAPASTSPLHTLQQDVIQAINAPTQALTGRPLIANGTPGAAGSGADGGHGGWLLGDGGAGGSGPVSTSMPGGSGGAAGLFGTGGTGGTGARAAGGVGGVGGAGGTGGWLLGDGGAGGTGGVATAASGGAGGTGGAGGLWSAGGTGGAGGTSFVSANATGGAGGTGGAGGLLGGLVGAGGGLGGLGGLGHAGGAGGSGGSAGTLGGPGGAGGAGGFGATLDGGDGGAGGSAGFLFGAGGVGGDGGVSSGNGIGGAGGGGGNAGLLFSDAGAGGFGGQSANAGGAGGAGGNAGLLGRGGAGGAGGSAFLLSTGGNGGAGGSGGQLAGSGGAGGAGGEGADVIGGGGAGGAGGSAGPLVGNGGNGGNGGIGVTPGDGGTGGAGGLLIGEDGINGVP from the coding sequence GTGCGGGCGTTGACCGCTGGAGCGGGCGCCTACGCCAGCGCCGAGGCCGCCAATGCCGCGCCGCTGCAAGCGGTGCTCAACACCCTCAATGCGCCCGTGCAGACGCTGACCGGGCGCCCGTTGATCGGCAATGGCGCGCCCGGGGCGCCCGGCACGGGAGCTAACGGCGCCCCAGGTGGGTGGTTGCTCGGCGACGGTGGCGCCGGCGGATCCGGTGCGGCGGGAATGCCCGGCGGTGCCGGTGGGGCCGCCGGGCTCATCGGCACCGGCGGCGCGGGCGGGGCCGGCGGGATCGCGGTGCTGGGTACCGGCGGAGCAGGAGGGGCCGGCGGGAGCGGCGGATGGCTGCTGGGCACCGGCGGGACCGGCGGGGCGGGTGGGGCCTCGCAAGTCGGCACCGGCGGGGTCGGCGGTGTCGGCGGGGCCGGCGGACTATTCGGGGCCGGCGGGCTCGGTGGGGCCGGGGGTGCCGGCACCCTCGGTGTAGCCGGGGTCGGCGGGGCCGGTGGGGCGGGCGGAGCCGGCGGGCTACTGGCCGGATTGATCGGCGCCGCGGGCGGTCATGGAGGCACCGGCGGAGCCGGCACCGCCGGCGGGGGGGCCGGTGGGGCCGGGGGTGACGCCGGGCTACTCTTCGGCGGCGGCGGGGCCGGCGGAGCCGGCGGGTTCACCGATACTGGCGACGGTGGGACGGGCGGGACCGGCGGCAACGCCGGGCTGCTAGTCGGCAGCGGCGGGGCCGGCGGTGCGGGCGGCACCGCTAGTGGCGGCGTCGGCGGGGCGGGTGGCGCCGGCGGCGACGCCGGGTTGCTATTCGGGGGCGCAGGTGCAGGCGGGACCGGCGGATTCGGCTTCACCGACGGCGGGACCGGCGGGGCCGGCGGTAACGCCGGACTGGTGGGCAACGGCGGAACCGGCGGAACTGGCGGGACCGGTGGCGGAGACGTCTTAGCTGGCAACGGTGGAGCCGGCGGGGTCGGTGGCAGGGCCGGCTTGCTGATCGGTAACGGCGGTGCCGGCGGCGCCGGCGGTGAGGGCACAACAGTCGGTGGTGCCGGCGGGGCCGGCGGGACCGGCGGCAACGCTGTGCTGATCGGCAACGGCGGCAACGGCGGCGTCGGCGGCACCGCCGCGACCCCGGGCGGCAACGGTGTCGGCGGGATCAGCGGGCTGTTGCTGGGTCTGGACGGATTCAATGCCCCGGCCAGCACCTCACCGCTGCACACCCTGCAACAAGACGTGATCCAAGCAATCAATGCGCCCACCCAGGCGCTGACCGGGCGCCCGCTGATCGCCAACGGCACCCCCGGCGCCGCGGGCAGCGGGGCCGACGGCGGGCACGGGGGGTGGCTGCTCGGCGACGGCGGGGCCGGCGGGTCGGGCCCAGTGAGCACCAGCATGCCCGGCGGGTCCGGTGGGGCCGCCGGCCTGTTCGGCACCGGCGGGACCGGGGGAACCGGCGCGCGCGCGGCAGGTGGCGTCGGCGGTGTCGGTGGGGCCGGCGGCACCGGCGGGTGGCTGTTGGGCGACGGCGGTGCCGGCGGGACCGGCGGGGTCGCGACTGCCGCCAGCGGCGGGGCCGGCGGCACCGGCGGCGCCGGCGGTCTGTGGAGCGCCGGCGGGACTGGCGGCGCGGGCGGAACCAGCTTCGTTAGTGCCAACGCCACCGGTGGCGCGGGCGGGACCGGCGGGGCTGGTGGGCTCCTTGGCGGTCTGGTCGGCGCTGGCGGCGGGCTCGGCGGGCTCGGTGGATTGGGCCACGCCGGGGGTGCCGGCGGATCCGGCGGCAGCGCTGGGACTCTCGGCGGTCCCGGAGGTGCCGGCGGGGCCGGTGGATTCGGCGCCACTCTCGATGGCGGGGACGGTGGTGCTGGCGGCAGCGCCGGGTTCCTGTTCGGTGCCGGCGGGGTCGGCGGCGACGGCGGGGTCAGCAGCGGTAATGGCATCGGGGGTGCCGGTGGCGGCGGCGGCAATGCCGGACTGCTGTTCTCCGACGCCGGGGCCGGCGGGTTCGGCGGGCAGAGCGCCAACGCTGGCGGGGCCGGCGGCGCTGGCGGCAACGCCGGGCTGCTCGGCCGCGGCGGGGCCGGCGGCGCCGGCGGCAGCGCCTTTCTTCTCAGTACCGGCGGCAACGGTGGGGCCGGCGGCAGCGGCGGGCAGCTCGCGGGCAGCGGCGGGGCCGGCGGCGCCGGCGGGGAGGGCGCCGACGTTATTGGTGGCGGCGGGGCCGGCGGCGCCGGCGGCAGCGCCGGGCCGTTGGTGGGCAATGGCGGCAATGGCGGCAACGGCGGCATTGGTGTAACCCCAGGCGACGGCGGCACCGGCGGTGCCGGCGGGCTCCTTATCGGCGAAGACGGAATCAACGGCGTGCCGTAA
- a CDS encoding Na+/H+ antiporter subunit A has product MLAILLAHAVVAALAPALVRKWGRLAFYPLALVPLISLAWVATNWPSSPGDDHRVAVSWVPGLSMDIALRFDILAAIMSVLVLGIGALVLCYCADYFRPRDDDAENRLPSFAAELLAFSGAMFGLIVADNMLVLYVFWELTTVLSFLLIGHYAERIASRRAATQALLVTTAGGLTMLAGIIILGYAAGSFNLSDVIAAPPSGTAVTVAVLLVLVGAMSKSAIVPLHFWLPGAMAAPTPVSAYLHAAAMVKAGVYLIARLAPGFADSPGWRPTLLVLGVVTMLLAGWRAIREDDLKLILAYGTVGQLGLITVLVGGGGRNLMLAGLAVLCAHAMFKAALFMVVGIIDHATGTRDIHRLAWLGNRCPWLFVIAAAATASMAALPPFLGFVAKEAGFAALAHSAALGVATPYVLGAIVVGSVFTLIYSLRFLWGAFARKGNAGPSAPVAGLHRPAATFLTTPAILATAGLAVGLAPVRLSRVLADYADTSFARAPGAPGYKLALWHGPDLPLLLSTLVLLTGTMAFVARARLRRLRPDWLPLSNADRVYQRTIRALDVLSVRLTAITQRGSIPATQAVILCTLVLISSAALLSGARDRPDVRIWDTPLQLLLGIPLLAGALGATMMRNRLAAVLMVSVTGYGCGAVFAYHGAPDLALTQFLVETVTLVIFVLVLRTLPAEVDRDAMNQHRLPRTLMAVAVGAAVTVLAMFAMAARTDRPIASLLPDAAHLRGHGANTVNVLLVDIRAWDTLGEISVLLVAATGVASMVFRHRRFGAAPRIPHTGQPEQPRSAQSPPTPYSPAIGDTTWLRGSDYRDPKNRSLVLEVTTRTIFPMIMMVSVYFFLTGHNTPGGGFAGGLMAGLGLVLRYLAGGPYELGETLPLDAGKILGAGLGLSATTALASLALGAPVLSSALVHFDVPVVGHVEFSTALFFDLGVYLIVVGLVLDVLRSLGARLDEQANDPTVAPKVPAR; this is encoded by the coding sequence GTGCTCGCGATCCTGCTCGCCCATGCGGTGGTCGCTGCCCTGGCGCCGGCACTAGTACGCAAATGGGGTCGGCTCGCCTTCTATCCGCTGGCACTGGTTCCGCTGATCTCGCTGGCCTGGGTCGCCACGAATTGGCCGAGCTCGCCGGGCGACGACCATCGGGTGGCGGTGTCCTGGGTGCCGGGCCTCTCGATGGACATTGCGCTGCGGTTCGACATCCTGGCGGCGATCATGAGCGTGCTGGTGCTGGGGATCGGCGCCCTGGTGCTGTGCTACTGCGCCGACTACTTCCGTCCCCGCGACGATGACGCCGAGAACCGGCTCCCCAGCTTCGCGGCCGAGCTGCTCGCGTTCTCCGGAGCGATGTTCGGTCTGATCGTCGCCGACAACATGCTGGTCCTTTACGTGTTCTGGGAACTGACCACGGTGCTGTCGTTCTTGCTGATCGGCCATTACGCCGAACGTATCGCCAGCCGCCGGGCAGCCACCCAAGCTCTGCTGGTGACCACGGCCGGAGGCCTGACGATGCTGGCCGGGATCATCATCCTGGGCTATGCCGCCGGCAGCTTCAACCTCTCCGACGTGATCGCCGCCCCACCGTCGGGGACGGCAGTCACCGTTGCCGTGCTGCTCGTGCTGGTCGGCGCGATGAGCAAATCGGCGATCGTACCGCTGCATTTCTGGCTGCCGGGCGCGATGGCGGCACCGACGCCGGTCAGCGCCTACCTGCATGCCGCGGCGATGGTCAAGGCCGGTGTGTATTTGATCGCACGATTGGCGCCGGGTTTCGCCGATTCTCCGGGGTGGCGGCCAACACTGCTGGTCCTGGGTGTGGTCACGATGCTGCTGGCCGGCTGGCGCGCGATCCGCGAAGACGATCTCAAGCTGATCCTTGCCTACGGCACCGTCGGCCAGCTGGGGTTGATCACCGTGCTGGTGGGCGGCGGCGGGCGCAACCTGATGCTGGCCGGCCTGGCGGTGTTGTGCGCACACGCGATGTTCAAAGCCGCGCTGTTCATGGTGGTCGGAATCATCGACCACGCCACCGGCACCCGGGATATCCACCGGCTGGCTTGGCTCGGCAACCGCTGCCCGTGGCTATTCGTGATCGCGGCAGCGGCCACCGCCAGCATGGCTGCGTTGCCCCCCTTTCTTGGGTTCGTTGCCAAGGAAGCCGGGTTCGCGGCGCTGGCGCACAGTGCGGCACTCGGCGTGGCCACTCCCTATGTGCTCGGCGCGATCGTCGTCGGCTCGGTGTTCACGTTGATCTACAGCCTGCGCTTCCTGTGGGGCGCATTCGCCCGGAAAGGGAACGCCGGCCCCAGCGCCCCCGTGGCCGGCCTGCACCGTCCCGCAGCGACATTCCTGACCACACCGGCGATCTTGGCCACGGCCGGCTTGGCAGTCGGACTGGCCCCCGTACGGCTGAGCCGTGTGCTCGCCGACTACGCCGATACCTCGTTTGCGCGTGCGCCCGGCGCGCCCGGCTACAAGCTGGCGCTGTGGCACGGCCCGGATCTGCCACTCTTGCTGTCGACGCTGGTCCTGCTGACTGGAACGATGGCGTTCGTCGCGCGCGCCCGGCTGCGCCGCCTCCGACCGGATTGGCTGCCGCTGAGCAACGCCGACCGCGTCTATCAACGCACGATCCGCGCCCTCGACGTGCTTTCGGTGCGATTGACGGCCATTACCCAGCGTGGCTCGATCCCCGCCACCCAGGCCGTGATCCTGTGCACGCTGGTGCTCATATCCTCGGCTGCGCTGCTGTCCGGTGCCCGCGACCGGCCCGATGTCCGGATCTGGGACACCCCACTGCAACTGTTGCTCGGCATCCCGCTGCTGGCCGGTGCGTTGGGCGCCACGATGATGCGTAATCGGCTAGCCGCGGTGCTGATGGTCAGCGTGACCGGCTACGGCTGCGGCGCGGTGTTCGCCTATCACGGCGCTCCGGATCTGGCGCTGACGCAGTTCTTGGTCGAGACCGTGACGCTGGTGATCTTCGTGCTGGTCCTACGGACGCTGCCGGCGGAGGTTGACCGCGACGCCATGAACCAACACCGGCTGCCCCGCACGCTCATGGCGGTGGCGGTAGGCGCCGCTGTCACGGTCCTCGCAATGTTCGCGATGGCCGCTCGGACCGACCGCCCGATCGCGAGTTTGCTTCCTGACGCGGCACACCTGCGGGGACACGGCGCCAACACGGTCAACGTCCTGTTGGTCGACATCCGCGCTTGGGACACCCTCGGCGAGATCTCGGTGCTGCTGGTCGCGGCGACCGGAGTGGCATCCATGGTGTTCCGGCACCGCAGGTTCGGTGCCGCGCCGCGGATCCCCCACACCGGCCAACCCGAGCAGCCCCGGAGCGCGCAAAGCCCGCCGACACCGTATAGCCCGGCCATCGGCGACACCACCTGGCTGCGCGGCAGCGACTACCGCGACCCCAAGAACCGCTCGTTGGTCTTGGAGGTCACCACGCGCACCATCTTTCCGATGATCATGATGGTGTCGGTGTACTTCTTCCTCACCGGCCACAACACTCCCGGAGGTGGTTTCGCCGGCGGGCTCATGGCTGGGCTCGGACTGGTGTTGCGCTATCTCGCGGGCGGTCCTTACGAACTCGGCGAGACGCTGCCGCTGGATGCGGGCAAGATCCTGGGCGCCGGCCTGGGTCTGTCCGCGACCACCGCACTGGCGTCGCTGGCGCTCGGGGCGCCGGTGCTCTCCTCAGCGCTGGTGCACTTCGATGTACCCGTCGTCGGCCACGTCGAGTTCAGCACCGCATTGTTCTTCGATCTCGGCGTGTACCTGATCGTGGTCGGCCTGGTGCTCGACGTCCTGCGCAGCCTGGGCGCGCGCCTCGACGAGCAGGCAAACGATCCCACTGTGGCACCGAAGGTCCCGGCGCGGTGA
- the mnhG gene encoding monovalent cation/H(+) antiporter subunit G has product MNIFDVIAGVLVLAGCVLALTAALGVVRFPDTLSRMHAATKPQVLGLLLVLAGAAIRLRGDHDVGMLILSGVFTVITAPVVAHRVARLAYREQDLRDSLSIDELELDTSTEQGGAGSQYR; this is encoded by the coding sequence GTGAACATCTTCGATGTGATCGCCGGCGTGCTGGTCCTCGCTGGCTGTGTGCTGGCTCTCACCGCGGCCCTTGGTGTCGTCCGGTTTCCCGACACCCTGTCGAGAATGCACGCCGCAACCAAGCCGCAGGTACTCGGTTTGCTGTTGGTCCTGGCCGGTGCCGCCATCCGGTTACGCGGCGACCACGACGTCGGGATGCTCATCCTTTCCGGGGTATTCACGGTGATCACCGCCCCGGTGGTGGCGCACCGCGTCGCGCGGTTGGCTTACCGCGAGCAGGACCTGCGGGACTCGTTGTCGATCGACGAGCTCGAGCTCGACACCTCGACCGAACAGGGCGGTGCCGGTAGCCAGTACCGGTGA
- a CDS encoding Na+/H+ antiporter subunit E, whose translation MSVTNATARTVALRITILVGLTAQWVLLWDLLSVATVLTGLLVALAITTLLPMPPVRVQGRVHPLSLLRLFVQVAWYLAASSIQVSWLAVRPGPPPPTAVLRVQMSLKSDLVMVYAASILTMIPGSIVLEIDQLRRVIYLHAIGVGSARSLDRFHRQVAEVERLLVAAFERDADWQPASPSRQPREYA comes from the coding sequence ATGAGCGTCACGAACGCCACCGCGAGGACCGTCGCCCTGCGGATCACGATCCTGGTCGGGTTGACCGCCCAGTGGGTCCTGCTGTGGGATCTCCTGTCGGTAGCGACTGTGCTGACCGGGCTGCTGGTCGCGTTGGCGATCACGACCCTGCTGCCGATGCCACCCGTGCGCGTCCAGGGCCGGGTTCATCCGCTGTCGCTGCTGCGGCTGTTCGTCCAGGTGGCTTGGTACCTTGCGGCGTCCAGCATTCAAGTCTCCTGGCTAGCGGTGCGGCCTGGTCCCCCGCCGCCCACCGCGGTACTGCGAGTACAGATGTCCCTCAAGTCAGACCTGGTAATGGTGTACGCCGCCAGCATCCTGACGATGATTCCGGGATCGATCGTGTTGGAAATCGACCAGCTGCGGCGAGTGATCTACCTGCATGCCATTGGCGTGGGCTCGGCTCGCTCCCTGGACCGGTTCCATCGCCAAGTCGCCGAAGTCGAGCGGCTGTTGGTGGCGGCCTTCGAGCGGGATGCGGACTGGCAGCCTGCCAGCCCATCGCGACAGCCCCGGGAGTATGCATGA
- a CDS encoding monovalent cation/H+ antiporter complex subunit F gives MNGIWVIAGVLLGTAAIITVFRLLAGPSTLDRLVALDTLIAVTMCSIGTWAASSLDSTATYSLTAMALISFVGSVSVARFRVPDIRRKGPK, from the coding sequence ATGAACGGTATCTGGGTCATTGCCGGGGTGCTGCTCGGCACCGCGGCGATCATCACGGTCTTCCGCCTGCTGGCCGGTCCCAGCACGCTGGACCGGCTGGTCGCGCTGGACACCCTGATTGCGGTGACGATGTGCTCGATCGGTACGTGGGCCGCGTCCAGTCTGGACAGCACCGCGACATACAGCCTGACGGCCATGGCGTTGATCAGCTTCGTGGGATCGGTCAGCGTCGCGCGGTTCCGGGTACCCGACATCCGGCGGAAAGGGCCGAAGTGA